The Aminivibrio pyruvatiphilus genome window below encodes:
- a CDS encoding SDR family NAD(P)-dependent oxidoreductase, which yields MNGYFENKVAAVTGAASGLGLGITESLLARGARAVFMGDLKEENLTRESRRLSSEYPGKVFPVLTDVTKPDEVKKLVSDAKDFDGHLDFVFNNAGMGMTLPTEQITFEIWKFVVDLNLMGVVYGTYSAIPLMREQGFGHIVNTGSITGRVPVPYQAVYAATKSAVISMTESLQYELENEGLRFSVFCPANVRTAIFGEMTPPPDSISVEEAVEYIFAEMEKHSVVIVLPQSARDFDALYRTKKDMFDEFARKLADERRENYRTKGTYF from the coding sequence ATGAACGGATACTTTGAAAACAAGGTAGCTGCTGTTACCGGGGCCGCTTCCGGCCTGGGCCTCGGCATTACGGAGAGTCTTCTTGCAAGAGGCGCCCGGGCGGTGTTCATGGGCGACCTCAAGGAGGAAAACCTCACCCGCGAGTCGCGCAGGCTGAGTTCGGAATATCCAGGGAAAGTCTTTCCCGTGCTGACGGATGTCACAAAGCCTGACGAAGTCAAAAAACTTGTGAGCGATGCGAAGGACTTCGACGGCCATCTCGATTTTGTCTTCAACAACGCAGGCATGGGAATGACCCTTCCCACGGAGCAGATTACTTTCGAGATCTGGAAATTCGTGGTGGACCTCAACCTCATGGGAGTGGTATACGGTACGTACAGCGCCATTCCCCTCATGCGGGAGCAGGGCTTCGGCCATATCGTCAACACCGGCTCCATCACCGGGCGGGTCCCCGTTCCCTACCAGGCGGTGTATGCCGCCACCAAGAGCGCCGTCATATCCATGACGGAAAGTCTCCAGTACGAGCTGGAAAACGAAGGCCTCCGGTTCAGCGTTTTCTGCCCCGCCAATGTCCGGACGGCGATCTTCGGCGAAATGACCCCTCCCCCCGACTCCATAAGCGTGGAGGAGGCGGTGGAATACATTTTCGCCGAAATGGAGAAACACTCTGTGGTGATCGTTCTTCCCCAGTCGGCCCGGGATTTTGACGCCCTTTACAGGACGAAGAAGGACATGTTCGACGAGTTTGCCCGGAAGCTTGCCGATGAGCGGAGGGAGAACTACAGGACGAAGGGCACCTATTTTTGA
- a CDS encoding acetoacetate decarboxylase family protein, with translation MRGKFVLRDDSVYKMPVHFGGDPFTPVRTVYGDMTGITVMFETDPEALLSILPEDFELLAPMVNVQFANAREVDWMTGGEYRLIQASSPVRYVGNAEGLEGEYVFVIWENKACPILGGREEDGMPKVYADIASERHYGDEWFTAASYESHTFLSLEFSRKEELGETEIGQLNARSKVNYFGWRYLPNLGKGGASLSHATLYPQEMTVKKGWKGEGRLLWTPPDWWKHPLQARIISTLASLPVRKMAGGAMFKGVARLNVGDSRRLP, from the coding sequence ATGAGGGGAAAGTTTGTGCTCAGGGATGACTCCGTCTACAAGATGCCGGTCCATTTCGGGGGGGATCCCTTCACCCCGGTAAGAACGGTCTATGGAGACATGACGGGGATTACCGTCATGTTTGAAACAGACCCGGAAGCCCTCCTGTCCATTCTCCCGGAGGATTTTGAACTCCTGGCGCCGATGGTGAACGTGCAGTTCGCCAATGCGCGGGAAGTGGACTGGATGACGGGCGGCGAGTACAGGCTCATCCAGGCGTCTTCTCCCGTCCGGTATGTCGGAAATGCCGAGGGACTGGAGGGTGAGTATGTCTTCGTCATCTGGGAGAACAAGGCGTGCCCCATCCTGGGGGGACGGGAAGAGGACGGCATGCCGAAAGTCTACGCCGACATCGCTTCTGAGCGCCATTACGGAGACGAGTGGTTCACTGCCGCGAGCTACGAGTCCCATACATTCCTCTCCCTCGAATTCTCGCGGAAGGAAGAACTGGGGGAAACCGAAATAGGGCAGCTCAACGCCCGGTCGAAGGTAAACTACTTCGGGTGGAGGTATCTCCCCAACCTGGGAAAGGGAGGGGCTTCCCTGAGCCACGCCACTCTCTACCCACAGGAAATGACCGTGAAGAAAGGCTGGAAAGGGGAGGGGCGGCTGCTCTGGACTCCCCCCGACTGGTGGAAACATCCTCTGCAGGCGCGGATCATCAGTACCCTTGCCTCCCTTCCCGTGCGGAAAATGGCCGGAGGGGCCATGTTCAAGGGAGTCGCCAGGCTGAACGTGGGCGATTCGAGAAGACTGCCGTAA
- a CDS encoding M15 family metallopeptidase, with product MNHPYQDIPICLPDSFSWDASRRIPVEECGEPLVSAGYLPEKIIVSPQYYIHGIEGSIPECFVRRSVLVRLSRAADLLPQGCRFVLLDSWRPRMVQTSLFQKFRSELREKMPLLDDQEITSLASQFVALPSVSPAHPSPHVTGGAVDLTIVDETGLCLPMGADFDETTERSATDYFEKKLAAKERLTASEEEALFNRRMLYAVMTRAGFTNYPDEWWHYDYGNQNWALLRGEKTAPYGTAEPQFRWKSS from the coding sequence ATGAACCACCCCTATCAGGATATTCCGATTTGCCTTCCGGATTCATTTTCATGGGACGCTTCCCGGCGGATACCCGTGGAGGAGTGCGGTGAACCCCTCGTTTCAGCGGGCTATCTTCCGGAAAAGATCATCGTGAGCCCCCAGTATTATATTCACGGCATCGAGGGCTCCATTCCCGAATGTTTCGTCCGACGCTCGGTGCTCGTGCGTCTCAGCAGGGCGGCTGACCTGCTGCCCCAGGGGTGCCGCTTCGTCCTGCTCGATTCCTGGAGACCCCGGATGGTCCAGACCTCCCTTTTCCAGAAATTCAGGTCGGAACTGAGGGAAAAGATGCCCCTGCTCGACGACCAGGAAATCACGTCGCTGGCCTCCCAGTTCGTGGCTCTGCCTTCCGTATCCCCGGCCCATCCCTCTCCTCATGTCACGGGAGGAGCCGTGGACCTCACCATTGTGGATGAAACAGGGCTGTGTCTCCCCATGGGGGCGGATTTTGATGAAACTACGGAAAGGTCGGCTACGGATTATTTCGAGAAAAAACTGGCGGCGAAGGAGCGATTGACCGCTTCGGAAGAGGAAGCCCTTTTCAACAGGAGGATGCTCTATGCCGTCATGACCAGGGCCGGTTTCACGAATTACCCGGACGAATGGTGGCATTACGATTACGGTAACCAGAACTGGGCGCTGCTCAGGGGAGAAAAAACGGCCCCTTACGGCACCGCTGAACCGCAGTTTCGCTGGAAGTCTTCCTAA